GAGATTCCCCGACCACTGCATTATAGCGGCTAACACCTGGACGCATGGAGTCTGGTACGGCACTGAATGGCACGGTGAATGTTGAACGGCTACCATTTGCCTCAATAACCTCAACATTGAGGTCACCCTGACTGGTGGTGCTGTATAAATCGTTAATAACAAAGGGGCCGGGTGCAACGGTGGTTTCATAAATTTCGCGCCCATTCTGGCTCACAACCACCCGCGCATTAGTGTTGGCAACACCACGGACTTCAGGAGCAAAACCACGCATTGACTCAGGCCACATGCGCTGGTCAGTTGCCATTTTAATACCACGGAACGACATGGTGCCAAATAACGTACTGTCGGTGAAGGTTTCGCCCAGCGTTAATTGACTATCCAATTGAGGGATAGGGCGCTGGACATAAGTACGAATATTATTCCATTGGGTATCGCTGCCATTATTATTATTGGCATAGCGCACGTTTGATTGTTGGCGTAATTGCCATAACCCGAGATTGAGGCCACTTTTTAGGCCAACAAACCCGTAATCAGAGGTGCTGTTTTGCTGAGACTGCGTCTCGCTGCGATAAAAGTTGGAACTGTAGTTAATGAATGCGAGCTTTTCGCCTTCCTGCCATTCACTTTGCTCGATATAACCTCTGGGCCGGTTTTGCAACAAAGCTTGTGGAATCGACAATTCTAGACGAAGTTTGGCTTGGTCAAAGTTAAAAGAGGCACCTTTTACCCGCTCAGCCAGTGGCTTGCATTGTTCTGTAGACGAAGCAGCCGTATCCGAGGGGGCGGCTTCTGTTTTGAGCGTATTAGGTTCTTTGGTTGCAGTACTGTCTTTGCCAGTAAGAACAACGCCAGCCGCAGTTAAGAATTCATCACTCAGGCAGGGGTAAACCTCTGATGAGTCAGCGTTCTTTACAAATTCAATGGCAGTGCGTTTAAACGGTTTGTTATTAACCAAGACATCGACAGCATCGTAATTCCCGGCGGTGACCGAATTCTCTTTATTGAGTTGATTCAAACCGGAGGCAAAATTTGTCCCTAAGAAGAGAGACTCATCGAACTCGAGGTTTTTTGGTTCTTCCTGAGCCAAAGCCGTATCAACATGTAAGATTAAAGCAATACATAGTGTTAATGCTTTCTTACGTCCAGAGAATTTTTTTTTTCACAGAAGCGCGTGCAAGCCTCATAGATCTTCCTTTACCGGAAAGGCTGCGACTAAATACGATAACTACCGGTATCTTGCCCGCCGAAATCATTCACTATCAGAAAATTAACAATAGCATTAGAAGGTACAGATGAGTTTGGGATAACCCATTCTGCTTGAGACATCGGTGAGATCATCTCGGATTTCATTTTAAGTTTTTTACCCCCGCCAACAACTTCACCGCTGGCAATGGTGGCATAGAACCCAGTTGGATTTTTCCCAGTTACAACAACATCTTTACCCCGTTGACGCACACTAAAAGTCAGTGCACTGGAGACCTGGTCAACGCTACCCGTAATACTTTCAGGGCGATAAAATATTTTAATGCGGTTACGCATCAACACTAACATTTTATTGCTTTTTTCTGCTTTATTGACGGGTGGTACCTGTAAAAAATTAAGATAGAACACAGATTCTTTATTTGTTGGCAGGCCGCTACCGGTATATTTCAGACGCAATGTTTGTCCCGCATTGGCTTCCATGCGAAAGAACGGTGGCGTGACGATAAAGGGTGCTCTGCCTGTTTCCGGTGTTGATTGAGCATCACCACTGTCTAACCAGACCTGGACAGCATTGGGAAAGTTATCTTTATTTGTTAATTGTATGCTGTGCTCTTTTTCGCCCGCCGAATATATAATTCGACTACCTGTCATGATTACACTGGCTTTGGCAGAAGAGATACCCATAAAAATTAATAAAGCGATGACCAGATAACGATAACTGTAGCTATGCATGTTAACCATCATGGGAATATCCTCTGAATAAAACTGGCCGAGTAGTTATCTTTTTGGTTCTTGGCGCTGCTGAATACGCATGGGGTAACTTTATCCGAATCACTCACAGTGAAGATCATCGGGATTAATGAGCCTCATTGAGGCTCACCCTGCGGGCTGGCATAAATGCTATTCAAAAAGGTCTGCGACCGATTTGTCATTTACTTTGCCTGATTACAGCGCCAATTACTTAAAGTATATCCTATTCGGCAAAACAGGTATTACAGGTAAGAAACTGCATATTGTACCGATGCGATTACAGAACCAGCGCCTGCTTGTCCGGTTGCATAGTATTGAACTGCAAAATCATGCTCTGCTGCTGTATCACCAGCCTTTAACACTATGCCATCTTGCGCCACACCACTATTCAGATCGATACCCGAAGTTGTTGTTGCGTCTTTCAGTAATTGCAGCTCAACGTTTCCTGCTGTGCCGGTATTTTTTAAGTTGCCGGAAGCTGTAACTTGGTTAGCGACGAAAACAGTTTTAACATCAATATCAGTAGGGCCAGGTGCACAACCAGATACACCCAGTGTAAAGGTCGTTTTACCTGCTGTTTTCCCTGAAGCATCTAAATCGCTGCTGGATACAGTTGGCAGCAATACCATTGGGTTTGCATCAACGCCATTGACTGTAACAGAGCAGGTTTGTGCCGTGACTTCCCCTTGGAAAGTAATCGTATTATTACTTGCTGCCATTGCAACAGTTGTGGATGCAGAGAATAACGCCATAGCCAAAGTTAACTTGTTCATTTAAAACTCCAATACAATAATTAAATGTGGGTGAGTATTCATTCATATTTAAATCTGAATGAATACTTAACTTAATAAATATGAAGTGGGTTAACGACTATATGTACGAATGTTATTCGGGTATACTTGTCAGCTTCCACGTTCTTTCATTTAAGTAAGTTGGTGGTAATTATTCCGCCACGTCGTTACTTGATGAGGGAGATAATATAGAAAGCTGTCTTGACTTCACATAAGATAAACGAACCAATTTGTGTGGGAATGTTCCTACAAGAGTAGGATACCAATATTTTTTCTATTAACTAATTGTATTTTAAGTGATTTTTCATTTATTTAAAATGTGTTAATGAGATCTTTCTTGTTGTTTTTATTGGAATGGCTGGTTTTTGTTGTTTTTTGGTGTGTGAAAATGATTTTTAAATATAATTACACGTGGTCTTTTGTAAGGTTTAGTAGGGTATTTTTATAGAAAGAAGAGATAAAATCATGAGGGCATATTATATCCATGATGTTTTTATATTATATAACATGGGGATTATGTCTGATGATAACCGCTGGAATGAAAAGAAATTATTGCGCCGCCGTGCAGGTGGCGCATGACTAAATTAGTTACGATATAACACTTTAATGATGTGATATCCAAACTGAGTCTTAACGGGTCCATAAGGCTGTAGCAGCTCGCAGCTAAATACTGCTTTATCGAATGCAGGAACCATGTCCCCTTTATTGAACTCGCCCAGATCGCCGCCGTTACGTTTTGACGGGCAGTTAGAGAACTTTTTCGCTAACTCTTGGAAATTTGCGCCGTTATTCAACTGTGCCAGAATATCGTTTGCCTGCTTTTCATCATCAACCAAAATGTGCAGCGCAGAAGCTTTGTTTGCCATAGTAACAATCACCACTAAGTTATTTAGACTACATAGTTATTTGAACGAAGGTTATCTT
The sequence above is drawn from the Yersinia intermedia genome and encodes:
- a CDS encoding fimbrial biogenesis chaperone, which translates into the protein MMVNMHSYSYRYLVIALLIFMGISSAKASVIMTGSRIIYSAGEKEHSIQLTNKDNFPNAVQVWLDSGDAQSTPETGRAPFIVTPPFFRMEANAGQTLRLKYTGSGLPTNKESVFYLNFLQVPPVNKAEKSNKMLVLMRNRIKIFYRPESITGSVDQVSSALTFSVRQRGKDVVVTGKNPTGFYATIASGEVVGGGKKLKMKSEMISPMSQAEWVIPNSSVPSNAIVNFLIVNDFGGQDTGSYRI
- a CDS encoding fimbrial protein, coding for MNKLTLAMALFSASTTVAMAASNNTITFQGEVTAQTCSVTVNGVDANPMVLLPTVSSSDLDASGKTAGKTTFTLGVSGCAPGPTDIDVKTVFVANQVTASGNLKNTGTAGNVELQLLKDATTTSGIDLNSGVAQDGIVLKAGDTAAEHDFAVQYYATGQAGAGSVIASVQYAVSYL
- the ppiC gene encoding peptidylprolyl isomerase PpiC, whose product is MANKASALHILVDDEKQANDILAQLNNGANFQELAKKFSNCPSKRNGGDLGEFNKGDMVPAFDKAVFSCELLQPYGPVKTQFGYHIIKVLYRN